In Phaseolus vulgaris cultivar G19833 chromosome 10, P. vulgaris v2.0, whole genome shotgun sequence, a single genomic region encodes these proteins:
- the LOC137819502 gene encoding dormancy-associated protein homolog 3 isoform X2: protein MMGFLHKLWDETLAGPAPETGLGKLRKFNTFSAGTAFHPTVPEDVPISRSITIVRTHSGLGSTSTSATASPSSSAPVTPRSPLSQESPGGDFKKFTRRKLSTVESAANRR from the exons ATGATGGGTTTTCTTCACAAGCTTTGGGACGAAACGTTGGCGGGTCCCGCACCGGAAACGGGTCTGGGCAAGCTCCGAAAGTTTAACACCTTCTCCGCCGGCACCGCCTTCCATCCAACGGTGCCGGAGGATGTTCCGATCAGCCGCAGCATCACCATTGTTCGGACTCACTCTGGTCTGGGAAGCACCTCAACCTCTGCTActgcttctccttcttcttctgcgCCTGTCACCCCTCGCTCCCCCTTGTCTC AGGAGTCGCCCGGCGGTGATTTCAAGAAGTTCACGAGGAGGAAATTGTCAACAGTGGAGAGTGCTGCAAATAGAA GGTGA
- the LOC137818953 gene encoding cytochrome P450 704B1, translating into MGGLVVLICMVVSWMFIHRWSQRDKKGPKTWPFFGAAIEQLMNYDRMHDWLVNYLSMSKTVVVPMPFTTYTYIADPANVEHVLKTNFNNYPKGEVYHSYMEVLLGDGIFNVDGEPWKKQRKTASLEFASRNLREFSTKVFREYGLKLSAILSQASILNQEIDMQELLMRMTLDSICKVGFGVEIGSLSSNLPKNSFAHAFDTANIIVTLRFIDPLWKIKKMLSIGSEAQLEKSIKVVDDFTYSVIRKRKAEIEDVKRSGQENQMKHDILSRFIELGESNATDKSLRDIMLNFVIAGRDTTATTLSWAIYMVMTHSHVADKLYLELKLFEENRAKEENISLPECDKEDSESFNQRVEKFSRLLNKDSLERLHYLHAVITETLRLYPAVPQDPKGILEDDVLPDGTKVKAGGMVTYVPYSMGRMEYNWGPDAASFVPERWFKDGVLKNESPFKFTAFQAGPRICLGKDSAYLQMRMVLAILCRFYKFNLVPGHTVKYRMMTILSMAHGLKVTIHKRS; encoded by the exons ATGGGAGGTTTAGTAGTACTGATATGCATGGTTGTTTCATGGATGTTCATACATAGATGGAGTCAAAGAGACAAGAAAGGTCCCAAAACTTGGCCCTTTTTTGGAGCTGCCATTGAACAATTGATGAACTATGACAGAATGCATGATTGGCTTGTCAATTATCTGTCCATGTCAAAAACTGTTGTGGTTCCTATGCCTTTCACAACTTATACTTACATTGCTGATCCTGCTAATGTAGAACATGTACTTAAGACCAACTTCAATAATTATCCAAAG GGTGAAGTGTACCATTCATATATGGAAGTGCTACTTGGTGATGGGATATTTAATGTTGATGGTGAGCCTTGGAAGAAACAAAGGAAAACTGCAAGCTTAGAGTTTGCATCCAGAAATTTAAGGGAATTTAGCACCAAAGTTTTCAGGGAATATGGCTTGAAACTTTCAGCCATTCTCAGTCAAGCATCTATCCTTAACCAAGAAATAGACATGCAG GAACTGTTGATGAGAATGACTTTGGACTCCATATGTAAAGTTGGATTTGGAGTGGAAATTGGATCACTATCTTCCAATTTACCAAAGAATAGTTTTGCTCATGCATTTGACACTGCAAATATCATAGTAACACTTCGCTTCATTGATCCACTTTggaagattaaaaaaatgctTAGTATAGGTTCTGAAGCACAACTTGAGAAGAGTATCAAAGTCGTTGATGATTTCACCTACTCAGTAATTCGGAAAAGAAAGGCAGAGATAGAAGATGTCAAAAGAAGTGGGCAAGAAAATCAG ATGAAGCATGATATATTATCAAGATTCATAGAACTAGGAGAAAGCAATGCAACAGACAAGAGTTTGAGAGATATTATGTTGAACTTTGTGATTGCTGGTCGAGACACAACTGCCACAACCCTATCATGGGCCATATACATGGTAATGACACATTCTCATGTTGCTGACAAACTTTACCTGGAGCTGAAACTTTTTGAGGAGAATCGTGCAAAAGAAGAGAACATATCCTTGCCTGAATGTGACAAAGAGGACTCCGAATCATTCAATCAAAGAGTAGAGAAATTTTCAAGGTTATTGAATAAAGATTCACTAGAGAGATTGCACTATCTGCATGCTGTAATAACAGAGACCCTAAGATTGTATCCAGCAGTTCCTCAG GATCCAAAGGGCATATTAGAGGATGATGTATTGCCAGATGGAACCAAAGTAAAGGCAGGGGGTATGGTAACTTATGTTCCATACTCTATGGGAAGGATGGAGTATAATTGGGGTCCTGATGCAGCTTCATTTGTCCCTGAGAGATGGTTCAAAGATGGTGTTCTAAAAAATGAATCTCCATTCAAATTCACTGCTTTTCAG GCAGGCCCTAGGATATGCCTTGGTAAGGACTCTGCATATCTACAGATGAGGATGGTGCTAGCTATTTTGTGCAGATTTTACAAGTTCAACTTGGTTCCAGGTCATACAGTGAAATATAGGATGATGACAATATTATCCATGGCTCATGGCTTGAAAGTTACCATACACAAACGTTCTTGA
- the LOC137819007 gene encoding acyl carrier protein 4, chloroplastic-like, protein MTSVLSTATSLATLSFNHGVRTTTTHQMKKLSTVGSSVFSGLKHINKVQLKKATKWTFACSGGINSTISCSIAQQETLQIVQCTIAKQLSIDETTVTPQTKFSELGADSLDTVEIMMALEEKFDISIGEGGAENISTVQDAADLIEKVKTAST, encoded by the exons ATGACTTCTGTTCTCTCCACTGCAACTTCATTGGCTACCCTCTCCTTCAATCATGGGGTCAGAACAACAACCACTCACCAAATGAAGAAACTGTCCACAGTG GGAAGCTCTGTATTTAGCGGGCTAAAACATATAAACAAAGTCCAGTTGAAAAAGGCAACAAAATGGACATTTGCATGCTCTGGTGGCATTAATAGTACAATCTCTTGTTCCATT GCTCAACAAGAAACTCTGCAAATTGTACAATGCACAATTGCGAAGCAACTTTCTATTGATGAAACCACTGTGACTCCACAAACTAAATTTTCAGAGTTGGGTGCTGATTCTCTTGACACT GTTGAAATCATGATGGCTTTGGAAGAGAAGTTTGACATTTCTATTGGAGAAGGTGGAGCTGAGAACATCTCTACCGTCCAAGATGCCGCTGATCTGATTGAGAAGGTGAAGACTGCTTCAACCTAA
- the LOC137818960 gene encoding probable complex I intermediate-associated protein 30, giving the protein MSRLRRLIQASVDATKRAISGNLDDLMPPPERPIFSFNSKQELSKWHLYSDSEFGGLSSASLQITESENGVTSGIFSGNLSQDVSEGSKWNISRSGFCGMRSKKFDGFIDLDSYDTIAMKLKGDGRCYISTIYTENWVNSPGQMEDNSWQAFVYVPEGNWYITKIPLARYLPTWRGNVIDAQLEMNPSRILGMSLSINAEGGVPGARSGPGDFRVELDWIKALRTE; this is encoded by the exons ATGTCGAGATTGCGAAGACTGATACAAGCTTCGGTTGATGCCACCAAGAGag CTATATCCGGTAATCTCGATGATTTGATGCCACCACCGGAGAGACCCATCTTCAGCTTCAATTCCAAGCAAGAGTTAAGCAAGTGGCATTTGTATTCGGATTCCGAATTTGGAG GTTTGTCCTCTGCGTCTCTGCAGATAACAGAGTCGGAGAATGGGGTAACTTCTGGAATCTTCTCCGGGAACCTCTCTCAAGATGTCTCTGAGGGCTCTAAATGGAACATCAGTCGTAGTGGCTTCTGTGGAATGCGCTCAAAAAAG TTTGATGGCTTTATTGATTTGGATTCATATGATACTATTGCTATGAAACTTAAAGGAGATGGAAGATGTTATATATCTACT ATCTACACAGAGAATTGGGTCAATTCACCGGGACAGATGGAAGATAACTCATGGCAGGCTTTTGTTTATGTGCCTGAAGGCAACTGGTACATTACAAAG ATTCCTCTAGCTCGGTATTTACCTACATGGAGAGGGAATGTTATAGATGCACAATTGGAAATGAATCCATCTCGTATTTTGGGCATGTCTTTGTCTATCAATGCTGAGGGTGGTGTCCCAGGTGCTAGATCTGGACCAGGTGATTTCAGAGTTGAACTTGATTGGATCAAAGCCTTGAGGACAGAATGA
- the LOC137818590 gene encoding uncharacterized protein isoform X3, with protein MANEGNKSSDFYTILGLKKECTELELKNAYKKLAKKWHPDRCSASGNSELVEQAKKKFQEIGEAYSVLSDANKRLMYDVGVYDSDDDENGMGDFLDEMLTMMSQTKSNENGEESFEELQQLFEDMFQADIGLDGSSSLSSANCSTSSAYMTYSESSSSNKRNSTEMKFGKAEDSSVFDTSYQNFCFGVGHVNYHYQ; from the exons ATGGCTAATGAAGGAAACAAAAGCAGTGACTTCTATACGATCTTGGGGTTGAAAAAGGAGTGCACTGAATTGGAGCTAAAGAATGCATATAAGAAACTTGCAAAG AAATGGCACCCGGATCGTTGTTCAGCATCTGGGAATTCAGAGTTAGTGGAACAAGCTAAAAAGAAATTCCAGGAAATTGGGGAGGCCTATTCTG TTTTATCTGACGCCAACAAAAGATTAATGTACGACGTTGGAGTCTACGATAGTGATGACGACGAAAAC GGCATGGGGGACTTTTTGGACGAAATGTTAACAATGATGAGTCAGACCAAATCAAAT GAAAATGGAGAGGAGAGCTTTGAGGAGTTGCAACAGTTGTTTGAAGACATGTTTCAAGCTGATATTGGATTGGATGGAAGCTCTTCTCTTTCTTCTGCCAATTGCTCTACTTCATCTGCTTACATGACTTACAGTGAAAGTTCTAGTTCAAATAAACGCAATTCCACTGAGATGAAATTTGGGAAGGCAGAGGATTCCTCAGTCTTTGATACCAGTTACCAGAATTTCTGTTTTGGG GTCGGTCATGTAAACTATCATTACCAGTGA
- the LOC137818064 gene encoding auxin-responsive protein SAUR71-like produces the protein MEHWKKMIKKRLMKMGGRESKLRKSDYGGSLLVPKGYVPIWVGKSEDDWKWFMVHTKALGDAYFQELLGRSAEEYGFRNQGILRIQFEAQDFEQWLITTSNSNLKITSKNKVKPT, from the coding sequence ATGGAACATTGGAAGAAGATGATTAAGAAAAGGTTGATGAAAATGGGAGGAAGAGAAAGCAAGTTAAGGAAAAGTGATTATGGAGGTAGTTTATTGGTACCTAAAGGTTATGTTCCAATATGGGTTGGGAAAAGTGAGGATGATTGGAAGTGGTTTATGGTTCACACCAAAGCACTTGGTGATGCTTATTTCCAAGAGCTGCTGGGTAGATCTGCTGAAGAATATGGATTTAGGAATCAAGGGATTCTCAGAATCCAATTTGAAGCTCAAGATTTTGAACAATGGTTGATTACAACATCCAACTCCAATCTCAAGATCACAAGTAAGAACAAGGTTAAACCAACTTGA
- the LOC137818406 gene encoding nuclear pore complex protein NUP107 isoform X2: MKRQHGTEELSKDQILVSGTSHVVACEFVAEDHTAQLCLRIVQWLEGLASKALDLEAKVRGSHVGSYLPNCGVWHHTQRYLKKGTLDMNVVHHLDFDAPTRENANLLPDDKKQDESLLEDVWTLLRAGRLEEACGLCRSAGQPWRASSIYPFGGLKQFPSVEVLVKNGKNRTLQAVEFESGIGHQWHLWKWASYCASEKIAEQGGKCEAAVYAAQCSNLKRMLPLCNDWESACWAMAKSWLDVQVDLEITRSLPGGVDQLRTFGDVIDGSPGHADGSFEPSNGPENWPIQVLNQQPRQLSSLLQKLHSGEMIHESVTRQCKEQQRQIQMTLMLGNIPRVLDLIWSWIAPTEDNQNVFRPCGDPQMIRFGAHLVLVLRYLLAEEMKDTFKDKILSVGDNILHLYALFLFSKEHEELVGIYASQLACHRCIDLFVHMMELRLHSSVHVKYKIFLSAMEYLPFSSVDDSKGNFEDITERILARSREIKVGKYDNLSDVAEQHRLQSLQKAKVIQWLCFTPPSTITNVKDVSKKLLLRALVHSNILFREFALISMWRVPAMPIGAHTVLGFLAEPLKQFAEALETSEDYNVFEDLREFQDWREYYSCDATYRNWLKIEVENAEVPVTEISLEEKERSISAAKETLKASLSLLQRKETPWLASTGRMYESAEPVFLELHATAMLCLPSGECLCPDATVCTTLTSALYSSAGDEVVLNRQLMVNVSISSRDSYCIDVVLRCLAIPDDGLEPHELNDGGILGTILASGFKGELPRFQAGVTMEISRLDAWYSDKDGPLECPATYIVKGLCRRCCLPEVILRCMQVSVSLMGSGVLPDCHDTLIELVGSPETDFLHLFSQQQLQEFLLFEREYSICKMEITEE, encoded by the exons TCATACTCAGCGGTACCTGAAGAAAGGAACTCTTGACATGAATGTTGTTCATCATTTGGACTTTGATGCCCCAACTCGTGAAAATGCTAATCTATTGCCTGATGACAAG AAACAAGATGAATCTCTTCTAGAAGATGTGTGGACTCTTTTAAGGGCTGGACGGCTAGAAGAGGCTTGTGGACTTTGCCGGTCTGCTGGACAG CCTTGGAGAGCTTCTTCTATTTACCCATTTGGAGGCTTGAAGCAGTTTCCTTCTGTTGAAGTTCTGGTCAAGAATGGTAAAAATAGAACTTTGCAAGCTGTTGAATTTGAAAGTGGCATTGGTCATCAGTGGCATCTTTGGAAATGGGCTTCATATTGTGCATCAGAG AAAATAGCAGAGCAAGGAGGGAAATGTGAAGCAGCTGTATATGCAGCCCAGTGTAGCAACCTAAAACGGATGCTTCCACTCTGCAATGACTGGGAG TCAGCATGCTGGGCAATGGCAAAGTCTTGGCTAGATGTGCAGGTGGACTTGGAAATCACTCGTTCACTGCCAGGGGGAGTTGATCAACTTAGAACTTTTGGAGATGTAATTGATGGAAGCCCTGGACACGCTGACGGTTCTTTTGAGCCTTCTAATGGACCTGAAAATTGGCCAATTCAAGTTTTGAATCAACAACCTCGACAACTCTCGTCTCTTCTGCAAAAACTTCATTCAGG GGAAATGATCCATGAATCTGTTACTAGACAATGCAAGGAGCAACAGCGACAAATTCag ATGACTTTAATGCTTGGGAACATACCACGTGTACTAGACCTTATATGGTCATGGATAGCACCTACTGAAGATAATCAGAATGTATTTAG GCCGTGTGGAGATCCTCAAATGATACGATTTGGTGCACATCTGGTCCTTGTGCTTCGATATTTACTAGCTGAGGAAATGAAGGACACCTTCAAGGACAAGATTCTCAGTGTTGGTGATAATATTTTGCACTT GTATGCCCTATTTCTCTTTTCAAAGGAGCATGAAGAGTTGGTGGGCATATATGCTTCTCAGCTTGCATGTCACCGTTGCATTGATCTCTTTGTGCACATGATGGAGCTTAGGCTGCACAGCAG TGTACATGTCAAATACAAGATATTCCTTTCTGCTATGGAATATTTACCATTTTCTTCTGTGGATGATTCCAAGGGAAATTTTGAAGACATTACTGAGAG AATTTTGGCAAGATCCCGAGAGATCAAGGTTGGCAAATACGATAACCTGTCAGATGTTGCAGAACAGCACAGACTGCAGAGTCTTCAAAAAGCTAAAGTCATCCAATGGCTTTGCTTTACACCACCATCAACAATTACAAATGTCAAAGATGTCAGTAAAAAGCTTCTTCTTCGAGCACTGGTTCATAG CAACATACTCTTCAGGGAGTTTGCTTTGATTTCTATGTGGAGAGTGCCAGCAATGCCTATAGGTGCCCACACAGTGCTTGGTTTCCTCGCTGAACCCTTAAAACAGTTTGCAGAAGCTCTTGAGACCTCTGAGGATTATAATGTTTTTGAGGATCTGAGGGAGTTCCAAGACTGG CGTGAGTATTACTCTTGTGATGCAACCTACCGCAACTGGCTTAAAATTGAAGTGGAGAATGCAGAGGTTCCTGTCACTGAAATTTCACTTGAGGAAAAGGAAAGGTCCATTTCAGCTGCCAAGGAAACACTGAAGGCATCCCTTTCACTGCTACAAA GAAAAGAGACACCTTGGTTGGCTTCAACTGGTCGTATGTATGAGTCAGCTGAACCAGTTTTCCTTGAACTTCATGCAACAGCAATGCTCTGCCTGCCATCTGGAGAATGTTTGTGTCCAGATGCTACTGTTTGTACTACACTTACAAGTGCTCTCTACTCTTCAGCTGGTGACGAGGTTGTCTTAAATCGACAACTAATG GTGAATGTTTCCATATCTTCAAGGGACAGTTATTGCATTGATGTTGTTCTTCGTTGCTTAGCAATTCCTGATGATGGACTTGAACCACATGAGCTCAATGATGGTGGTATTCTTGGCACCATCCTGGCTTCTGGTTTTAAag GTGAGCTTCCTCGGTTTCAAGCTGGAGTTACCATGGAAATATCCCGTTTGGATGCTTGGTATTCTGACAAAGATGGCCCCCTAGAGTGCCCGGCAACCTACATAGTGAAAGGACTTTGTCGTAGGTGCTGCCTTCCAGAAGTCATTCTTCGTTGTATGCAA GTCTCTGTTTCTCTAATGGGATCGGGAGTCCTGCCTGACTGTCATGATACTTTGATCGAGCTGGTTGGCAGTCCTGAAACTGACTTTCTTCACTTGTTTAGTCAACAACAATTACAG GAGTTTTTATTGTTCGAGAGGGAATACTCAATCTGCAAAATGGAGATTACAGAGGAATGA
- the LOC137818590 gene encoding uncharacterized protein isoform X2 codes for MANEGNKSSDFYTILGLKKECTELELKNAYKKLAKKWHPDRCSASGNSELVEQAKKKFQEIGEAYSVLSDANKRLMYDVGVYDSDDDENGMGDFLDEMLTMMSQTKSNENGEESFEELQQLFEDMFQADIGLDGSSSLSSANCSTSSAYMTYSESSSSNKRNSTEMKFGKAEDSSVFDTSYQNFCFGTGEPTPRYRGGKGGNSRRRR; via the exons ATGGCTAATGAAGGAAACAAAAGCAGTGACTTCTATACGATCTTGGGGTTGAAAAAGGAGTGCACTGAATTGGAGCTAAAGAATGCATATAAGAAACTTGCAAAG AAATGGCACCCGGATCGTTGTTCAGCATCTGGGAATTCAGAGTTAGTGGAACAAGCTAAAAAGAAATTCCAGGAAATTGGGGAGGCCTATTCTG TTTTATCTGACGCCAACAAAAGATTAATGTACGACGTTGGAGTCTACGATAGTGATGACGACGAAAAC GGCATGGGGGACTTTTTGGACGAAATGTTAACAATGATGAGTCAGACCAAATCAAAT GAAAATGGAGAGGAGAGCTTTGAGGAGTTGCAACAGTTGTTTGAAGACATGTTTCAAGCTGATATTGGATTGGATGGAAGCTCTTCTCTTTCTTCTGCCAATTGCTCTACTTCATCTGCTTACATGACTTACAGTGAAAGTTCTAGTTCAAATAAACGCAATTCCACTGAGATGAAATTTGGGAAGGCAGAGGATTCCTCAGTCTTTGATACCAGTTACCAGAATTTCTGTTTTGGG ACAGGTGAACCTACTCCAAGATATAGAGGAGGAAAGGGAGGGAATTCCAGAAGGAGGAGGTAG
- the LOC137819502 gene encoding dormancy-associated protein homolog 4 isoform X1 — MMGFLHKLWDETLAGPAPETGLGKLRKFNTFSAGTAFHPTVPEDVPISRSITIVRTHSGLGSTSTSATASPSSSAPVTPRSPLSQESPGGDFKKFTRRKLSTVESAANRSPTIYDWVILSSLDRY; from the exons ATGATGGGTTTTCTTCACAAGCTTTGGGACGAAACGTTGGCGGGTCCCGCACCGGAAACGGGTCTGGGCAAGCTCCGAAAGTTTAACACCTTCTCCGCCGGCACCGCCTTCCATCCAACGGTGCCGGAGGATGTTCCGATCAGCCGCAGCATCACCATTGTTCGGACTCACTCTGGTCTGGGAAGCACCTCAACCTCTGCTActgcttctccttcttcttctgcgCCTGTCACCCCTCGCTCCCCCTTGTCTC AGGAGTCGCCCGGCGGTGATTTCAAGAAGTTCACGAGGAGGAAATTGTCAACAGTGGAGAGTGCTGCAAATAGAAGTCCGACAATTTACGATTG GGTGATTCTGAGTTCTTTGGATCGCTACTGA
- the LOC137818590 gene encoding uncharacterized protein isoform X1 translates to MANEGNKSSDFYTILGLKKECTELELKNAYKKLAKKWHPDRCSASGNSELVEQAKKKFQEIGEAYSVLSDANKRLMYDVGVYDSDDDENGMGDFLDEMLTMMSQTKSNENGEESFEELQQLFEDMFQADIGLDGSSSLSSANCSTSSAYMTYSESSSSNKRNSTEMKFGKAEDSSVFDTSYQNFCFGVNLLQDIEEEREGIPEGGGSKRYRNGRKQKMSYEHDV, encoded by the exons ATGGCTAATGAAGGAAACAAAAGCAGTGACTTCTATACGATCTTGGGGTTGAAAAAGGAGTGCACTGAATTGGAGCTAAAGAATGCATATAAGAAACTTGCAAAG AAATGGCACCCGGATCGTTGTTCAGCATCTGGGAATTCAGAGTTAGTGGAACAAGCTAAAAAGAAATTCCAGGAAATTGGGGAGGCCTATTCTG TTTTATCTGACGCCAACAAAAGATTAATGTACGACGTTGGAGTCTACGATAGTGATGACGACGAAAAC GGCATGGGGGACTTTTTGGACGAAATGTTAACAATGATGAGTCAGACCAAATCAAAT GAAAATGGAGAGGAGAGCTTTGAGGAGTTGCAACAGTTGTTTGAAGACATGTTTCAAGCTGATATTGGATTGGATGGAAGCTCTTCTCTTTCTTCTGCCAATTGCTCTACTTCATCTGCTTACATGACTTACAGTGAAAGTTCTAGTTCAAATAAACGCAATTCCACTGAGATGAAATTTGGGAAGGCAGAGGATTCCTCAGTCTTTGATACCAGTTACCAGAATTTCTGTTTTGGG GTGAACCTACTCCAAGATATAGAGGAGGAAAGGGAGGGAATTCCAGAAGGAGGAGGTAGCAAAAGATATAGAAATGGCAGAAAGCAAAAAATGTCCTACGAACATGATGTTTAA